From the genome of Mixophyes fleayi isolate aMixFle1 chromosome 2, aMixFle1.hap1, whole genome shotgun sequence, one region includes:
- the LOC142139833 gene encoding inactive dipeptidyl peptidase 10-like: MKDMPEILYRTVHIDGYDFPVRLTLPSDYQDSQYPLLLWLPETPGSQQVTEEYSLGWNTVLVSSLQIIVAHFDGRGSKNQGLHLLHETDRKLGSAEIKDHTLLLQYV, from the exons ATGAAGGACATGCCAGAGATACTGTACAGAACTGTTCATATTGACGGCTATG ATTTTCCTGTTCGTCTGACCCTTCCATCAGACTACCAGGACTCACAGTACCCTTTGCTTCTCTGGCT GCCAGAAACTCCAGGTTCTCAGCAGGTGACAGAGGAATACTCTCTTGGATGGAACACTGTGCTTGTAAGCTCTCTCCAGATAATTGTGGCACATTTTGATGGACGGGGATCCAAGAATCAAGGTCTGCATTTGCTCCATGAAACGGACCGGAAGCTTGGTTCTGCCGAGATTAAAGATCATACGCTTCTGTTACAGTACGTGTAG